The nucleotide window CTTTAGCAAGAATTTCTTCGCCTCCAACATGCATTGGTACAAGCTTAAGCTCTTCAGTTTGGGTAGCCATACTAATCTCCGTTACTCGTGTTTATGTGTTTCTAATAATTTTGCGACCGCAGAAAAATCTAACCTACCGAAGCCCTGTCTACTAGTAGCGCCATATTGTTCGTGAGCTATAGCAGTAAGTGCGAGGGGCAATTTTTCCTGACTTGCAGCGGATAGTGCTAATCCTAGATCTTTATACATGAGATCAGTCATGAATCCAGGAGCGAACCCGTTATTTACCGGGCTATCTTCAATGACATCCGGAGCTGGGCATCGCGTTTGAAGCGTCCAGCAATTTCCTGATGCCTTCGACATCACTTCGAAAAGTATTTTTGGGTCAGCACCTTTAGATATGCCAAGTGCAAATGCCTCTGTCACTGCAACCATTGAAACCCCAGCAACAAGATTATTAGCAAGCTTGACGGTCTCTCCCATTCCTATATCGCCACAGTGGATAATATTTGTCCCCATGCAGCTCAATAATGAATGATGCTCATCTAGAACGTCTTTACTCCCACCAACCATAATTGTCAGCGTTCCCGCAGTTGCCCAGGCAGATGAACCGCTTACAGGCGCATCGAGCATTTTGCCACCAGCCTCTGTTACTCCCTGTGCAATCTGGCGCGTAGTGTCAGGATCGATAGTACTCATGTCGATGATCGTGGCTCCATTTTTCAGCCCTGATATGTAGCCATCGGGTCCGAATGCTGCAGCTAAAGAATGCTGCGACGCTGGGAGCATTGAAACAATCACTTCAGAATTCTCAGCAACATT belongs to Dehalococcoidia bacterium and includes:
- the mmsB gene encoding 3-hydroxyisobutyrate dehydrogenase, coding for MTQNVGFVGLGTMGKPMALNLLKAGYQLTVFDVDGSAVESLVAEGAKAETSAKNVAENSEVIVSMLPASQHSLAAAFGPDGYISGLKNGATIIDMSTIDPDTTRQIAQGVTEAGGKMLDAPVSGSSAWATAGTLTIMVGGSKDVLDEHHSLLSCMGTNIIHCGDIGMGETVKLANNLVAGVSMVAVTEAFALGISKGADPKILFEVMSKASGNCWTLQTRCPAPDVIEDSPVNNGFAPGFMTDLMYKDLGLALSAASQEKLPLALTAIAHEQYGATSRQGFGRLDFSAVAKLLETHKHE